The DNA sequence GCTCCGGAGCCCACAGGTAGCGCGCCGGCGTGTGGACATAGACGTACTTCGGCACGTCGGGTCCGACGTTGACGTGGTGTGCGAACGCGTGCGAGCTCACCAGCGCCCAGTCGTAGCCGTGCCGCGGAACGCGCCACGTCGGCGGCATGAGCGGGAGGGCGAGGGCTTTGCGTCGGCGCAGCGGCGTCCGTGCGAGCCACGTCTCGCGCACCCGCCGGGAGCCGTAGCGCTGCGGCGCATCGTTCCAGAGGCACAGCATGTCGGCATCCGGGTACAGCCCCGCGAGTCGGTCGAGCACGCGCTCGGCGCCGCCGGTCTGCTCGATCCACTCGCTGACGAGCAGGCCCCGGCTCATGCGGCGGTGTTTCCGGGTGCGAGGGCCGCGCGGGCGGTCTTGAACAGGATCACCACGTCGCCGACGAGCGTCCAGTTCTCGACGTAGGAGAGGTCCAGCCGAACCGACTCCTCCCATGACAGGGTCGAGCGGCCGCTGATCTGCCAGAGTCCGGTGATGCCGGGCTTGACCATGAACCGGCGGTGCACGTGATCCGCGTAGCGCTCGACCTCCCGGGGGAGCGAGGGCCGCGGGCCCACGAGCGACATCGAGCCGGCCAGGACGTTGATCAGCTGCGGGAGCTCGTCCAGGCTGTAGCGGCGCAGGAACCTGCCGAGGTTCGTCACGCGCGGATCCTCGACCATCTTGAACAGGACTTCGTTGCCGGCATCCCGCTGCGGTTCGAGCTCCGGCAGCAGGTCCTCGGCGTTCGCGACCATCGTGCGGAACTTCAGCAGTCCGAACTCGCGACCGTCGCGGCCGACGCGGACCTGACGGAACAGGGCGGGGCCGGGGGAGGTCGAACGGATGCCGATCGCGATCGCCAGCAGGAGGGGGCTGAGCACCACCAGTCCGATCGCGGACAGCAGAACGTCCAGACCCCGCTTCGCGAGCCGCTGGCCCTTGCTGTAGCGCGGAGTTTCGACGTGGATGAGCGGCAGACCCGCGACGGGTCGCGTCTGGATGCGGGGGCCGACGACATCGATGATGCTGGGCGCCAGGACGAGGTGCTGGCGCCCCGCCTCGAGCTGCCACGAGATGCGCTTGACCACGGACGGCGGCAGCTCGTCCGTGCTGGAGATCGCCACGGTGTCGGCGTGCACGGCCGTCAGGGCCTCCGAGATCGACAGGACCGAGCCGACGATCGGGATGTCGGTGCCGCGCACCGTCCCGCCGGGGACCGCGAGCGGCACGCACGCCCCCACGACGAGGTAGCCGGCGCTGGGGGAGCGGCGCAGCGCGTCCCCGATCTGCGCGACCGAGCTCTCGGAGCCGACGAGGACCACGCGGGCGCTGAACTCCCCGCGGGCACGCTTGACCACGAGCCACTGACGCCAGAGCCATCGCTCGAGCAGGAGGAACAGCATCCCGAGCGGGAAGGCGATCAGGAGGTAGCCCCGGGCGACGTCCACGCGCAGCAGGAAGGCGAGGATCGCGATGATGCCGAACAGGCGCACGCTCACCGAGATGATGCGGATGTACTCGGTCGAGCCGGTGCCGATCGTGCGGTCGCTGCGCGAGTCCACGAGGCTGAGCGCCCACATCCACGCCACCACGAGCAGCGCGGAGAAGAACCAGTAGGACACGACGCTCAAGCGCGAGTCCTCGCGGATGGAGACCTGTGCGTTGCCCAGGCCGAACCAGGCGATCTGCGTGCCGAACGCGACGACGATGAGCGCCGCCAGATCGCTCAGCCACAACCGCACGGTGTAGCGCGAGCGCCAGTCGGGCGCGGGTGCGCCGACCAGCCCTCCTGGTGCGTGCGTCATGCGCATCGGATTTCGTTCTGCCGTCGGCGACGTCGCCGAACGGACGACAGTGGTCGCCACGATTCCCCTTTCGCGGCGAAGACCGCCCGAAGGAGGTGCGCATCGCGTGCGTCCCCAGAACACACGCGGCGTTCGCCGCAGTGGGGCCATTCTGCCACCGATCGGGGGAATCCGTCCCTCAGGATTCGCATAGGTGCTCCGCTCTTCCCTCAGGCGCGGCGGACGGACAGACTGGGGGCGCGCGACGTGGCGCCGACCGGAAGGGATCAGCATGGGCATCGACGACCTGGTGAATCAGGGCAAGGACTTCCTCGAGCAGAACAAGGACAAGATCGCGGAGGCCCTGGGCAGCGAGCAGGCCGAGAACGTCAGTGACGGAGCCCTCGACGCGGCCGCGGAGTTCGTGAAGAAGGTCGCGCCCGAGAGCGCCCACGGCACGGTCGACGACGTGCGCGACAACATCGACAAGAGCATCGGTACCGAGTAGCCCCGCTTTCTCCCTTTCTCTCTCCCTCCCGTCGAGGTGGTGGGTCTCCCGCCGAGATGGTGGGTTTCCCGTCGAGGTGGTGGGTTTCCCGCCGAGATGGTGGGTTTCCCGTCGAGGCGGTGGGTCTCCCGTCGAGGTGGTGCACGCCATCTCGGCGCGAAGGGGACCACTTCGGGGAAAAGGGGACCATCTCGGCGGGAAGGGGACCATCTCGGCGGTTCCTCCCCAGGGGCCCCCGACGGCGCACTCCCCACAGATCGCGGACGGGGCGCCCCGCGCGACCGCGCTCGCGTCACAGTGTGTGGGTGACCGGCATCCCGAATCGAGCGCTCCTCGTCACCCGCACCCGCGCCGAGCGCGAGCGCGGGCTGGATTACGGCGGGGTCGCGGGGGACGGGCTCATGCGGCTCCGTCCGGGTGTGCGCGTGCACGCGGCGGATTGGGAGCGGCTGTACGGCGAGGCCCGGCTGCGGACGCTCGCTCACGCCGTCGCCCTGCGGACGGAGAGCCCGCGGGCGACGAACTCGCACACGACGGCCGCGGCGATCCACGGCCTTCCCCTGTTCCGCACGCGCGCGGATCGCGTCCACCTGACGATTCCCGGCCCGAGCAGCCGACATGACAGTCCCGACGTCGTCCGCCACCACCTCCCCCTGAGTGAGGCGGATGTCGAGATCATCGACGGACTGCGAGTCACGACCCTCAGCCGGACGGTCTACGACGTCATCCGGATGACCTCGCTGGAGGCGGGCGTGTCCTGCTTCGACGCGGCCCTCCGCCAGGTCGCGTGGGACGACGACACGCGTGAGTACGACGCGGTCGCCGCGGCGGGCTTCCGCCAGGGCGTGCTCGACCGGATCATCGCGCACACCGGTGCCCGCGGCATCCGTCACGCGCGCTTCGTCACCGACTTCGCCGACGGACGCGCGCACCTGCCCGGCGAGAGTGTCAGTCGCCTGTGGATGTGGCAGCTCGGGATGCCGGACCCTGAGCTGCAGCGGAGGGTCGAACTGGACATCGGCGGACTTGCGTTGCTCGATTTCGCGTGGCCCGCCCTCGGCCGGTGGGCGGAATTCGACGGCGCGGTCAAGTACACCGACCCGGGAATGCTCGCAGGCCGGTCCGCGGATGAGGTTCGTCACCTGCAGAACGCGCGGGAGGATGCCGTCCGCCGCGCGACCGGCTGGGAAGTGAGTCGCTGGGGCTGGGATCAGGCGCCGAGCTTCGCGTCCTTCGCCGCGCTCATGCGTCGGCTGCGCTTCACGATCTGACCGCTGTCCCCGCCCCGCCTCGCGCCGAGGTGGTTGCTTCTGCCCCGAGATGGCCATTCTTCCCCCGAGATGGTTGTTCTTCCCCCGAGATGGTCTGCACGATCTCGAGGGGAAACCCACCATCTCGCGGGGAAACCCACCATCTCGGCGAGAAACCCACCATCTCGGCGGGAAACCCACCATCTCGCGAGGGGGGGCGCGGGGTGGAAACGCGACACGCCCGAGTTTGCGACACGCCCGGGGTGCACGTAGACTAGTGAAGTTCCACACTCCGGGCCCCTTCGGGCGTGCCCGGATCACTGCCAGGCAGTGCATAGGCGGCGCGAGAGCGCAGGGTCCTAGGCCGCAGGCAGGAGAACGAAACTTCCCACACCAGCATCCCGGAGACGGGAGCGCATCCGTGCGCGGGCGGGCGGGGGAACCGGAGGCTTCGGCCGTCGGGTTGACAGCAGAACAGTGGTGCAGCATCACCGCCGCAAGACGGTGAGCGAAGTGCCCAGGGCGAGGGAAGAACCCTTCCACGCCTTCGTGCGTCCAATGCGGTTCGGATCCCGAGCACGTAAGACGCGTAAAGAGAGAGAGCAGACAATGGCGGGACAGAAGATCCGCATTCGCCTGAAGTCGTACGATCACGCCGGCCTGGACTCGTCGGCCCGCAAGATCGTCGACACCGTGACCCGTGCCGGTGCCACGGTCGTGGGCCCCGTGCCCCTGCCGACCGAGAAGAACGTGATCTGCGTGATCCGTTCCCCGCACAAGTACAAGGACAGCCGCGAGCACTTCGAGATGCGCACCCACAAGCGTCTGATCGACATCATCGACCCGACGCCCAAGGCCGTCGACTCGCTGATGCGCCTCGATCTGCCGGCTGACGTCAACATCGAGATCAAGCTCTGAGGTCCGACATGGCTGACATCAACTCCAAGATTTCCAAGGGGATGCTGGGCACCAAGCTCGGCATGACCCAGGTCTGGAACGAAAGCGGAAAGCTCGTTCCCGTCACCGTCATCGAGCTCGCGCCGAACGTGGTCACCCAGGTTCGCACCCCCGAGCGCGACGGCTACAACGCGATCCAGATCGCGTACGGCCAGATCGACCCGCGCAAGGTCAACAAGCCGCAGACGGCCCACTTCGAGGCCGCCGGCGTGACCCCGCGTCGCCACCTCACCGAGGTCCGCACCGCTGACGCCTCCGACTACACGCTCGGCCAGGAGATCACGGCAGAGGGCACGTTCGAGGCCGGCCAGCTCGTCGACGTCGTCGGCACGAGCAAGGGCAAGGGCTTCGCCGGTGTCATGAAGCGTCACAACTTCAAGGGCGTCTCGGCATCGCACGGTGCGCACCGCAACCACCGCAAGCCCGGTTCGATCGGCGCGTCGTCGACCCCGAGCCGCGTCTTCAAGGGCATGCGCATGGCCGGCCGTATGGGCGGCGAGCGCGTGACCGTCCTCAACCTCACGGTGCACGCCGTCGACGCCGAGAAGGGTCTGCTGCTCGTCAAGGGCGCCGTCCCCGGTGCTCGTGGCCGCATCGTCTTCGTCCGCAACGCAGTGAAGGGGGCTTGAGTCCATGGCTGACCAGACTCTCGCGCTCGACGTGCGAAGCGCAGACGGCAAGAAGGCAGGCTCGGTCGAGCTGCCCGCCGCGCTCTTCGACGTCAAGACGAACATTCCGCTGATCCACCAGGTCGTCGTCGCCCAGCGCGCCGCCGCCCGTCAGGGAACCCACTCGACCAAGCGTCGCGGTGAGGTCTCGGGTGCCGGCCGCAAGCCCTTCAAGCAGAAGGGCACGGGTAACGCCCGTCAGGGCTCGATCCGCGCGCCGCACATGACCGGTGGTGGCATCGTCCACGGGCCGAAGCCCCGCGACTACGCCCAGCGCACCCCCAAGAAGATGATCGCCGCAGCACTGCTCGGATCGCTCAGCGACCGCGCCCGCGGCGACCGCCTTCACATCGTCGACTCCTTCGGCATCGACGGTGCCCCCTCGACCAAGGCGGCGGCATCCGTCCTCACGGCGTTCGGCGCCGTGAAGAACGTGCTCGTCGTCATCGAGCCCGGTGACGAGATCACGGTCAAGAGCGTGCGCAACCTCGCGTACGTCCACGTGCTCCCCGTCGGCCAGCTCAACGCCTACGACGTGCTCGTCTCGGACGACATCGTCTTCACCAAGGCCGCCTACGACGCGTTCGTCGCTGCGAAGACGGTCACCGAGGAGGTCTCGGCATGAGCACCCTGCAGAACGCCCTGAACAAGGACCCGCGCGACATCATCCTCAAGCCGGTCGTCTCGGAGAAGAGCTACGGGCTCATCGACGAGGGCAAGTACACGTTCCTCGTGGACCCGCGCGCGACCAAGACCGAGATCAAGCTCGCGATCGAGAAGATCTTCGGCGTCAAGGTCGCCGCGGTCAACACGATCAACCGCGTGGGCAAGTCGCGCCGGACCCGCTTCGGCACCGGCAAGCGCAAGGACACCAAGCGCGCGATCGTGACGCTGCGCTCGGGCACCATCGACATCTTCACGGCCGTCGGCTGACGACCGGGACGAAGGACTAACAACAATGGCAATTCGCAAGTACAAGCCCACGACCCCGGGTCGCCGCGGCTCGTCGGTGGCGGACTTCGCTGAGATCACCCGATCGACGCCCGAGAAGTCGCTCCTCCGCCCGCTCGCCAAGACCGGTGGTCGCAACAACCAGGGTCGCATCACGACCCGTCACATCGGTGGTGGCCACAAGCGCCAGTACCGCGTGATCGACTTCCGTCGCAACGACAAGGACGGCATCGACGCGAAGGTCGCGCACATCGAGTACGACCCCAACCGCACGGCGCGCATCGCGCTGCTGCACTACGCGGACGGCGAGAAGCGCTACATCATCGCGCCGAACAAGCTGTCGCAGGGTGACGTCGTCGAGTCCGGCCCCGGTGCCGACATCAAGCCCGGCAACAACCTGCCGCTGCGCAACATCCCGACCGGTACGGTCATCCACGCGATCGAGCTCCGCCCCGGCGGCGGTGCGAAGATGGCCCGCTCCGCGGGTGCGTCGGTGCGTCTGGTCGCCAAGGACGGCCCGTACGCCCAGTTGCGTCTGCCCTCGGGCGAGATCCGCAACGTCGATGCGCGCTGCCGCGCGACCATCGGCGAGGTGGGCAACGCCGAGCAGTCGAACATCAACTGGGGCAAGGCCGGCCGCAACCGCTGGAAGGGCATCCGCCCGACCGTCCGCGGTGTCGCGATGAACCCGGTCGACCACCCGCACGGTGGTGGTGAGGGCAAGACGTCCGGTGGACGTCACCCGGTGACCCCGTGGGGCCAGAAGGAAGGCCGCACGCGTCACGCCAACAAGGAAAGCGACAAGTACATCGTCCGTCGTCGCAACGCCGGCAAGAAGCGCAAGTAGGAGTAGAGGAAGATGCCACGCAGTCTCAAGAAGGGCCCCTTCGTCGACGATCACCTGCTTCGCAAGGTCGTCGCTCAGAACGAAGCGGGAACGAAGAACGTCATCAAGACCTGGTCGCGCCGGTCGATGATCGTGCCGGCCATGCTCGGCCACACGATCGCCGTCCACGACGGTCGCAAGCACATCCCCGTGTTCGTGACCGAGACCCTGGTCGGTCACAAGCTGGGCGAATTCGCGCCCACCCGCACCTTCCGCGGCCACGTGAAGGACGACAAGAAGGGCCGTCGCCGCTAAGGCGGCGCGAGAGGAGAGAGAAATGGTGGAGTCCATCGCACGTGTGCGACACATCCGCGTGACCCCTCAGAAGGCTCGTCGTGTCGTCGCCCTGATCAAGGGCAAGCAGGCTCAGGAGGCCCTGGCCATCCTGAAGTTCGCGCCGCAGAGCGCGAGCGAGCCGATCTACAAGCTCGTCGCCTCGGCGATCGCGAACGCTCGCGTGAAGGCCGACAAGGACGGCGAGTACCTGGACGAGCAGGACCTGTACGTGGCCAACGCGTACGTGGACGAGGGCACGACGCTCAAGCGTTTCCAGCCCCGCGCCCAGGGTCGCGCATTCCAGATCAAGAAGCGCACGAGCCACATCACGGTCGTGCTCGCAACGCCCGAGGTGGCCGAGTCCGCCCCGGCAGCCAAGACCAAGAAGGCGAGCAAGTAATGGGCCAGAAGGTAAACCCGTACGGCTTCCGCCTCGGCATCACCACCGACCACGTGTCGCGCTGGTTCTCCGACTCGACGAAGCCCGGACAGCGCTACGCCGACTACGTGGCCGAGGACATCAAGATCCGCAAGCTCCTGCAGTCGAACCTCGACCGCGCAGGCGTCAGCAACATCGAGATCGAGCGCACGCGTGACCGCGTCCGCGTCGACATCCACACCGCCCGCCCGGGCATCGTGATCGGTCGCCGCGGCGCCGAGGCGGAGCGCATCCGCACCGACCTCGAGAAGCTCACCGGCAAGCAGATCCAGCTGAACATCCTCGAGGTCAAGAACCCCGAGGCCGACGCCCAGCTGGTCGCGCAGGGCATCGCCGAGCAGCTCTCCGCACGTGTGGCGTTCCGCCGCGCGATGCGCAAGGGTCTGCAGGGCGCTCAGCGTGCCGGTGCCAAGGGTGTCCGCATCCAGGTCTCCGGTCGCCTGGGCGGCGCCGAGATGAGCCGGTCGGAGTTCTACCGCGAAGGCCGTGTGCCCCTGCACACCCTGCGCGCGAACATCGACTACGGCTTCTACGAGGCCAAGACCACCTTCGGCCGCATCGGCGTGAAGGTCTGGATCTACAAGGGCGATCTCACCGCCAAGGAACTCGCGCGCGAGCAGGCCAACGCTCCGAAGGCACCCCGTGGTCGCGATGACCGCGGTGGCGACCGTCGTCGTGGGCCTCGTGGCGACGCGCCCGTCGCAGAAGGAGCGTCTGCCTGATGCTTATCCCCCGCAAGGTCAAGTACCGCAAGCAGCACCACCCGGGTCGCTCGGGCCAGGCCACCGGCGGCACCAAGGTGACGTTCGGTGAGTTCGGCATCCAGGCGCTCACGCCCGCTTACGTGACCAACCGTCAGATCGAGTCCGCTCGTATCGCGATGACGCGTCACATCAAGCGTGGTGGAAAGGTGTGGATCAACATCTACCCCGACCGTCCGCTGACCAAGAAGCCCGCTGAGACCCGCATGGGTTCCGGTAAGGGCTCGCCCGAGTGGTGGGTCGCGAACGTCAAGCCGGGTCGCGTCCTCTTCGAGGTCGCCGGCGTCAACGAGGAACTCGCTCGTGAGGCCCTGACCCGTGCCATCCACAAGCTGCCGCTGAAGGCACGCATCATCAAGCGCGAGGAGGGCGACGCGTAATGGCGATCGGCACCAAGCAGCTCGCCACGAGCGAGCTCGACACGTTCGAAGACCAGCGCCTCGTCGAGGAGCTGCGCAAGGCCAAGGAAGAGCTGTTCAACCTGCGCTTCCAGTCGGCCACCGGCCAGCTCGAGAGCCACGGGCGCATCCGCGCCGTCAAGCGCGACATCGCGCGGCTCTACACCGTGATCCGGGAGCGCGAGCTCGGCATCCGTGCCACGCCCGCCCCTGTGGAGGTCGCGACGAAGGCGAAGAAGACGAAGGCCAAGAAGGCGGATGCCGCTGACAAGGCCGAGAAGGAAGAGGCCGAGTAATGGCTGAGACCAAGCCCGCCGCCCCCAAGAAGGCGGCCCCGAAGAAGACCGCT is a window from the Microbacterium lacus genome containing:
- a CDS encoding sugar transferase; translation: MTHAPGGLVGAPAPDWRSRYTVRLWLSDLAALIVVAFGTQIAWFGLGNAQVSIREDSRLSVVSYWFFSALLVVAWMWALSLVDSRSDRTIGTGSTEYIRIISVSVRLFGIIAILAFLLRVDVARGYLLIAFPLGMLFLLLERWLWRQWLVVKRARGEFSARVVLVGSESSVAQIGDALRRSPSAGYLVVGACVPLAVPGGTVRGTDIPIVGSVLSISEALTAVHADTVAISSTDELPPSVVKRISWQLEAGRQHLVLAPSIIDVVGPRIQTRPVAGLPLIHVETPRYSKGQRLAKRGLDVLLSAIGLVVLSPLLLAIAIGIRSTSPGPALFRQVRVGRDGREFGLLKFRTMVANAEDLLPELEPQRDAGNEVLFKMVEDPRVTNLGRFLRRYSLDELPQLINVLAGSMSLVGPRPSLPREVERYADHVHRRFMVKPGITGLWQISGRSTLSWEESVRLDLSYVENWTLVGDVVILFKTARAALAPGNTAA
- the rpsC gene encoding 30S ribosomal protein S3, encoding MGQKVNPYGFRLGITTDHVSRWFSDSTKPGQRYADYVAEDIKIRKLLQSNLDRAGVSNIEIERTRDRVRVDIHTARPGIVIGRRGAEAERIRTDLEKLTGKQIQLNILEVKNPEADAQLVAQGIAEQLSARVAFRRAMRKGLQGAQRAGAKGVRIQVSGRLGGAEMSRSEFYREGRVPLHTLRANIDYGFYEAKTTFGRIGVKVWIYKGDLTAKELAREQANAPKAPRGRDDRGGDRRRGPRGDAPVAEGASA
- the rpmC gene encoding 50S ribosomal protein L29 is translated as MAIGTKQLATSELDTFEDQRLVEELRKAKEELFNLRFQSATGQLESHGRIRAVKRDIARLYTVIRERELGIRATPAPVEVATKAKKTKAKKADAADKAEKEEAE
- the rplD gene encoding 50S ribosomal protein L4, with protein sequence MADQTLALDVRSADGKKAGSVELPAALFDVKTNIPLIHQVVVAQRAAARQGTHSTKRRGEVSGAGRKPFKQKGTGNARQGSIRAPHMTGGGIVHGPKPRDYAQRTPKKMIAAALLGSLSDRARGDRLHIVDSFGIDGAPSTKAAASVLTAFGAVKNVLVVIEPGDEITVKSVRNLAYVHVLPVGQLNAYDVLVSDDIVFTKAAYDAFVAAKTVTEEVSA
- the rpsJ gene encoding 30S ribosomal protein S10, with product MAGQKIRIRLKSYDHAGLDSSARKIVDTVTRAGATVVGPVPLPTEKNVICVIRSPHKYKDSREHFEMRTHKRLIDIIDPTPKAVDSLMRLDLPADVNIEIKL
- the rplB gene encoding 50S ribosomal protein L2; this encodes MAIRKYKPTTPGRRGSSVADFAEITRSTPEKSLLRPLAKTGGRNNQGRITTRHIGGGHKRQYRVIDFRRNDKDGIDAKVAHIEYDPNRTARIALLHYADGEKRYIIAPNKLSQGDVVESGPGADIKPGNNLPLRNIPTGTVIHAIELRPGGGAKMARSAGASVRLVAKDGPYAQLRLPSGEIRNVDARCRATIGEVGNAEQSNINWGKAGRNRWKGIRPTVRGVAMNPVDHPHGGGEGKTSGGRHPVTPWGQKEGRTRHANKESDKYIVRRRNAGKKRK
- the rpsS gene encoding 30S ribosomal protein S19, which codes for MPRSLKKGPFVDDHLLRKVVAQNEAGTKNVIKTWSRRSMIVPAMLGHTIAVHDGRKHIPVFVTETLVGHKLGEFAPTRTFRGHVKDDKKGRRR
- the rplW gene encoding 50S ribosomal protein L23 — its product is MSTLQNALNKDPRDIILKPVVSEKSYGLIDEGKYTFLVDPRATKTEIKLAIEKIFGVKVAAVNTINRVGKSRRTRFGTGKRKDTKRAIVTLRSGTIDIFTAVG
- the rplP gene encoding 50S ribosomal protein L16, with translation MLIPRKVKYRKQHHPGRSGQATGGTKVTFGEFGIQALTPAYVTNRQIESARIAMTRHIKRGGKVWINIYPDRPLTKKPAETRMGSGKGSPEWWVANVKPGRVLFEVAGVNEELAREALTRAIHKLPLKARIIKREEGDA
- the rplC gene encoding 50S ribosomal protein L3 produces the protein MADINSKISKGMLGTKLGMTQVWNESGKLVPVTVIELAPNVVTQVRTPERDGYNAIQIAYGQIDPRKVNKPQTAHFEAAGVTPRRHLTEVRTADASDYTLGQEITAEGTFEAGQLVDVVGTSKGKGFAGVMKRHNFKGVSASHGAHRNHRKPGSIGASSTPSRVFKGMRMAGRMGGERVTVLNLTVHAVDAEKGLLLVKGAVPGARGRIVFVRNAVKGA
- the rplV gene encoding 50S ribosomal protein L22; this translates as MVESIARVRHIRVTPQKARRVVALIKGKQAQEALAILKFAPQSASEPIYKLVASAIANARVKADKDGEYLDEQDLYVANAYVDEGTTLKRFQPRAQGRAFQIKKRTSHITVVLATPEVAESAPAAKTKKASK